The Salvia miltiorrhiza cultivar Shanhuang (shh) chromosome 1, IMPLAD_Smil_shh, whole genome shotgun sequence genome has a window encoding:
- the LOC131006018 gene encoding 17.3 kDa class I heat shock protein-like — MSLIPSFFGNRRSNVFDPFSLDIWDPFEGFNFPSAASETTAVANARIDWKETPEAHVFKVDVPGLKKEEVKVEVEDGGILQISGERSKEQEEKNDKWHRVERSSGKFLRRFRLPENAKLEQVKAAMENGVLTVTVPKEEVKKPEVKAIDISG; from the coding sequence ATGTCTCTGATTCCGAGCTTCTTCGGCAACCGCCGCAGCAACGTCTTCGATCCATTCTCCCTCGATATATGGGATCCATTCGAGGGGTTTAATTTCCCCTCCGCCGCCAGTGAAACCACCGCGGTGGCCAACGCTCGCATCGACTGGAAAGAGACGCCGGAGGCTCATGTGTTCAAGGTGGATGTTCCCGGATtgaagaaagaggaagttaagGTGGAGGTAGAAGATGGTGGAATTCTGCAGATCAGTGGAGAGAGAAGTAAAGAGCAGGAGGAGAAGAACGACAAGTGGCACCGCGTGGAGAGGAGCAGCGGGAAGTTCCTCCGCCGCTTCAGGCTGCCGGAGAATGCGAAGCTGGAGCAGGTGAAGGCGGCGATGGAGAATGGGGTGCTGACTGTGACGGTGCCTAAAGAGGAAGTGAAGAAGCCGGAAGTGAAGGCCATTGATATCTCCGGTTAA